Genomic segment of Synechococcus sp. A18-25c:
GCGGTTATGAGGCCGCCTGCTGCGAGAACTTCAATCATGCTCCCTCCGCTTTGATGAGCAGCTTAATCGTGATTTCCGCCCGTGGGTGAATCAATCACGACTCATTCAGGAATGTCGCAGACACAGGCTTGAAGCTGTTGTCTCAGGATGTCGTGTTCCAGGTCACGGCCGATCAGCACCAGTTGGTTCTTGCGTTCACCAGTCCAGTCGCTGTCATCGATGGAGAAGCGTTTTCCAGCCAAATGGAACACATGACGGCGCTCACTCTCCTTGAACCAAAGAATTCCCTTGGCGCGGAACACGCTCTCAGGCAGCTGGTTGTCGAGGAAGTTCTGGAACGCTCTCAGATCGAAAGGGCGAGGGCTTGCGAATGACAGCGATGTGAACCCCTCAATGGCGAGGTGGTCGGCAGAACCATGGTCATGGCTGTGATCGTGATGGCTGTGATCGTGATGGCTGTGTCCATGATCGTGATGGTGTTCATGGTCATGGTCATGGTCATGGCTGCAGTGTCCGTGGTCGTGATCGCAGTCGCTGTGATCAAGGCTTGGATCCTGGGCCGGACTCACCACCCGGTCGGATTCGAACAAGCCCACGCTCAGAAGCAAAGGGAGCGGCACCTCGCCTTTCACTGAGCGCAAAATTCGGGCATCTTTTTTGACTTCGCGCAGCTCGTTCTCCAGGGCCACAAGCCGGCTCTCTTCCACGAGATCAGTCTTGTTGAGCATCAGGATGTCGCCATAGATGACCTGGGAACGGCCCACTTCGCTGGCGAGGATTTCGGAGCCGAAATTCTCGGCATCCACCAAAGTGATGATTGAGTCAAGCCTGGTCTGATCGCGCAGTTCGCTGCCCAGAAAGGTCATCGCGACAGGCAGTGGATCCGCTAGCCCTGTGGTTTCCACGACGAGATACTCCACGCCATTGGGGCGTTCGAGAATCCGTTCGACGGCATCCAGAAGTTCGCCATTGATCGAGCAGCAAATGCAGCCGTTGCTCAGTTCGACCATGTCCTCGCTGGTGCTCACCACCAGCTCGTTGTCGATCCCAATTTCTCCAAACTCATTCACCAGAACGGCGGTTTTTAGCCCGTCTTGATTGCTCAGAATGTGATTGAGCAGCGTGGTTTTGCCAGCCCCTAGGAACCCGGTGAGAATCGTCACCGGAACTGCTGATTTATGGGTCGCGCTGGCCGTCATCGAAACTGATTTCACCACCCTTTTATTCTGACAGTGGTTCAAAGAAGCGCGTCGATGGCGTGGGCCATCGCAGCATCTAGGTCACTCAGGCCCCCGAGATCGTGTGTGGTCAGTTCGATCGTCACGCGGTTGTAGACGTTGCTCCAGTTGGGATGGTGCTGCATGGTTTCCGCCAGCAGCGCTACCCGGGTCATGAAAGCGAACGCCTCGCTGAAGTTCTTGAACTGCCATTGACGCTTCAAGCGGTCGCCCGTCACCTGCCAGTGCTTCAGCGTGAAGCCAAGCTCTTCCTTCTCTTGTGCGCTGAGCAGTGCTGCCATGACGAAGATCGTTTCTGGACTTCAGCTCTAGTCTGAGCACGGTGAAACGCTTCGATTGTGCGGATGTTCAACAGGAAGCTCTGGCTCCCGCTGATCATCGTGGTTGTTTGCGATCTTCAGGCCTCTACGGCCCGCGCCCAACGCGTCGTGAAAAAGCTCACGAGCGAGTGCCCCATGGGCTACATCGACACGGCTAACGGCAAGTGCAGCGCCCTGGGGTTGATGACTTACACCCTCAGGCCCGCGATGGGTGATGAGTGTCCGCCAGGCTGGAGCAGCATTGGTGGCGATTACTGCCGCCGGGACTGACTGAGCGCAGATGATTCGCAGTGCGACCCCCAACGCCTGGACACGCCTTGGCGAGCACCTGAAGGAAACCCAGCTGCTTGGTTCAATCCAGAGCACCCTCTATTGGGATCAGAACACGCGCATGCCCAGCGGCGGTGCAGCTTGGCGTGGCCAACAACTGGCACTGTTGGCTCGTCAGTTGCATGCCCGACAAAGTTCGCAGCGTTATGCCGATTTGATTGCGGACGCTCGCGCTGAGTGGAACGCCAGCACCAGTTCTGGGGAGGCTGGCGAGCTGAAGGAGCAGGCCCGCAACCTTGATCTGCTCGAGCAGGATCTGCGTCGTCAACAGTCGCTGGACCCTGCCTTGGTCAGTGCTCTCGCAACAGCGAAATCCCAGGGATACAACCTCTGGCAGCAAGCCAAAGCGGCATCGGATTTTCAGATCTTTGCACCTGCATTGCGGCAGATGGTGGAGTTGCGCCAGGAACAGGCTCGTCAGTTGTCGGAATCCCGCAGCTGCTGGGAAACCTTGGCGCAACCATTTGAGCCTGATCTCACCCTGACCCGGCTTGAAGACCTGTTCGCACCATTGCGCAGCCGTCTTCCCGCTCTGCTGGATTCGCTCCCAGGTGGGCCCCGTCCTGCTTCGCTCAGCTGGGATCTGACGCCGGCGACGCAGCAACAGCTCTGTGAGCAGTTGCTGCAGGAGTGGGGCCGTGATTCAGCGATCACGTGTGTTGCGGCCTCTCCCCATCCTTTTTCCATCACCCTTGGACCCCGCGACTTCCGCATCACCACCCGGGTGGTGGCAGGTCAACCTCTCTCTTGCTTTTTGGCGACGGCCCATGAGTGGGGACACAGTCTTTACGAGCAAGGGTTGCCGGAATCCAGCCATCAGTGGTTCGCCTGGCCCCTCGGTCAGGCCACGTCGATGGCCGTGCACGAAAGCCAGTCGCTGTTCTGGGAGAACCGGGTGGCCCGTAGCCAGCCGTTCTCGGAGCGCTGGTGGCAGCCTTTTGCCGCCGCCGGAGCCCCGGTGACGTCCTCGTTGGATCTCTGGCAAGCCATGAATCCCATGGCCCCCGGCTGCAATCGTGTGGAGGCTGATGAACTCAGTTACGGGCTACATATTCTGATTCGCACGGATCTGGAATTGGCCCTGCTTGAGCAGGGAATGCCGGTTGAAGATCTGCCCAGCGAGTGGAATCGCCGCTACAGCGAACTGCTCGGCGTGACACCAGCCAACGATGCCGAGGGCTGTCTGCAGGACGTGCATTGGAGTGAAGGCCTCTTCGGTTATTTCCCGTCCTATCTGCTCGGTCATCTCGTCAGTGCCCAGATCAGCGAGGCGATGACCGCAGCGATCGGTTCACCGGAAGAGCATGTGTCTCGGGGGGACGTGACGCCGTTGCTGGCCTGGCTCAGGGAGCATGTGCATCCTGTGGGCCGAGCGTTGAACGCTGAGCAGCTCGTGGAGCAGGTGTC
This window contains:
- a CDS encoding GTP-binding protein; protein product: MTASATHKSAVPVTILTGFLGAGKTTLLNHILSNQDGLKTAVLVNEFGEIGIDNELVVSTSEDMVELSNGCICCSINGELLDAVERILERPNGVEYLVVETTGLADPLPVAMTFLGSELRDQTRLDSIITLVDAENFGSEILASEVGRSQVIYGDILMLNKTDLVEESRLVALENELREVKKDARILRSVKGEVPLPLLLSVGLFESDRVVSPAQDPSLDHSDCDHDHGHCSHDHDHDHEHHHDHGHSHHDHSHHDHSHDHGSADHLAIEGFTSLSFASPRPFDLRAFQNFLDNQLPESVFRAKGILWFKESERRHVFHLAGKRFSIDDSDWTGERKNQLVLIGRDLEHDILRQQLQACVCDIPE
- a CDS encoding 4a-hydroxytetrahydrobiopterin dehydratase; protein product: MAALLSAQEKEELGFTLKHWQVTGDRLKRQWQFKNFSEAFAFMTRVALLAETMQHHPNWSNVYNRVTIELTTHDLGGLSDLDAAMAHAIDALL
- a CDS encoding carboxypeptidase M32; translated protein: MIRSATPNAWTRLGEHLKETQLLGSIQSTLYWDQNTRMPSGGAAWRGQQLALLARQLHARQSSQRYADLIADARAEWNASTSSGEAGELKEQARNLDLLEQDLRRQQSLDPALVSALATAKSQGYNLWQQAKAASDFQIFAPALRQMVELRQEQARQLSESRSCWETLAQPFEPDLTLTRLEDLFAPLRSRLPALLDSLPGGPRPASLSWDLTPATQQQLCEQLLQEWGRDSAITCVAASPHPFSITLGPRDFRITTRVVAGQPLSCFLATAHEWGHSLYEQGLPESSHQWFAWPLGQATSMAVHESQSLFWENRVARSQPFSERWWQPFAAAGAPVTSSLDLWQAMNPMAPGCNRVEADELSYGLHILIRTDLELALLEQGMPVEDLPSEWNRRYSELLGVTPANDAEGCLQDVHWSEGLFGYFPSYLLGHLVSAQISEAMTAAIGSPEEHVSRGDVTPLLAWLREHVHPVGRALNAEQLVEQVSGRALSSAPFLTYLDDKIERLQAQGH